The following coding sequences lie in one Saccopteryx bilineata isolate mSacBil1 chromosome 5, mSacBil1_pri_phased_curated, whole genome shotgun sequence genomic window:
- the NR4A2 gene encoding nuclear receptor subfamily 4 group A member 2 isoform X1: MPCVQAQYGSSPQGASPASQSYSYHSSGEYSSDFLTPEFVKFSMDLTNTEITATTSLPSFSTFMDNYSTGYDVKPPCLYQMPLSGQQSSIKVEDIQMHNYQQHSHLPPQSEEMMPHSGSVYYKPSSPPAAGAPGFPVQHSPMWDDPGSLHNFHPNYVATTHMIEQRKTPVSRLSLFSFKQSPPGTPVSSCQMRFDGPLHVPMTPEPAGSHHVVDGQTFAVPNPIRKPASMGFPGLQIGHASQLLDTQVPSPPSRGSPSNEGLCAVCGDNAACQHYGVRTCEGCKGFFKRTVQKNAKYVCLANKNCPVDKRRRNRCQYCRFQKCLAVGMVKEVVRTDSLKGRRGRLPSKPKSPQEPSPPSPPVSLISALVRAHVDSNPAMTSLDYSRFQANPDYQMSGDDTQHIQQFYDLLTGSMEIIRGWAEKIPGFADLPKADQDLLFESAFLELFVLRLAYRSNPVEGKLIFCNGVVLHRLQCVRGFGEWIDSIVEFSSNLQNMNIDISAFSCIAALAMVTERHGLKEPKRVEELQNKIVNCLKDHVTFNNGGLNRPNYLSKLLGKLPELRTLCTQGLQRIFYLKLEDLVPPPAIIDKLFLDTLPF; encoded by the exons ATGCCTTGTGTTCAGGCGCAGTATGGGTCCTCGCCTCAAGGAGCCAGCCCCGCTTCTCAGAGCTACAGTTACCACTCTTCGGGAGAATACAGCTCCGATTTCTTAACTCCAGAATTTGTCAAGTTTAGCATGGACCTCACCAACACTGAAATCACTGCCACCACTTCTCTCCCCAGCTTCagtacctttatggacaactacaGCACAGGCTACGACGTCAAGCCACCTTGCTTGTACCAAATGCCCCTGTCCGGACAGCAGTCTTCCATTAAGGTAGAAGACATTCAGATGCACAACTACCAGCAGCACAGCCACCTGCCCCCCCAGTCCGAGGAGATGATGCCGCACTCCGGGTCGGTTTACTACAAGCCCTCCTCGCCCCCCGCGGCCGGTGCCCCGGGCTTCCCGGTGCAGCACAGCCCCATGTGGGACGACCCCGGCTCCCTGCACAACTTCCACCCGAACTACGTGGCCACCACGCACATGATCGAGCAGAGGAAGACGCCCGTCTCccgcctctccctcttctccttcaagCAGTCGCCCCCCGGGACCCCCGTGTCTAGCTGCCAGATGCGCTTCGACGGGCCCCTGCACGTGCCCATGACCCCGGAGCCGGCGGGCAGCCACCACGTGGTGGACGGGCAGACCTTCGCGGTGCCCAACCCCATCCGGAAGCCGGCGTCCATGGGCTTCCCGGGCCTGCAGATCGGGCACGCGTCGCAGCTGCTGGACACGCAGGTGCCCTCGCCGCCGTCGCGGGGCTCCCCCTCCAACGAGGGGCTGTGCGCCGTGTGCGGCGACAACGCGGCCTGCCAGCACTACGGCGTGCGCACCTGCGAGGGCTGCAAAGGCTTCTTTAAG cgcACGGTTCAAAAAAATGCGAAATATGTGtgtttagcaaataaaaactgcCCAGTGGACAAGCGGCGCCGGAATCGCTGTCAGTACTGCCGATTTCAGAAGTGCCTGGCTGTTGGGATGGTCAAAGAAG TGGTTCGCACGGACAGTTTAAAAGGCCGGAGAGGTCGTTTACCCTCGAAACCGAAGAGCCCACAGGAGCCCTCTCCCCCCTCGCCCCCGGTGAGTCTGATCAGTGCCCTCGTCAGGGCCCATGTCGACTCCAACCCGGCTATGACCAGCCTGGACTATTCCAGG TTCCAGGCGAACCCTGACTATCAGATGAGTGGAGATGACACCCAGCATATCCAGCAATTCTATGATCTCCTGACTGGCTCCATGGAGATCATCAGGGGCTGGGCGGAGAAGATCCCGGGCTTTGCTGACCTGCCCAAAGCCGACCAGGACCTGCTTTTCGAATCGGCTTTCTTAGAACTGTTTGTGCTGCGATTAGCGTACAG GTCCAACCCAGTGGAGGGTAAACTCATCTTTTGCAATGGGGTGGTCTTGCACAGGTTGCAATGCGTTCGTGGCTTTGGGGAATGGATTGATTCCATTGTTGAATTCTCCTCCAACTTGCAGAATATGAACATCGACATTTCTGCCTTCTCCTGCATTGCTGCCCTGGCTATGGTCACAG AGAGACACGGGCTCAAGGAACCCAAGAGAGTGGAAGAACTACAAAACAAGATTGTAAATTGTCTCAAAGACCACGTGACTTTCAATAACGGGGGGTTGAACCGCCCCAACTATTTGTCCAAACTGTTGGGGAAGCTCCCGGAACTCCGTACCCTTTGCACGCAGGGTCTACAGCGCATTTTCTACCTGAAACTGGAAGACTTGGTACCACCGCCAGCAATAATTGACAAGCTTTTCCTGGACACTTTACCTTTCTAG
- the NR4A2 gene encoding nuclear receptor subfamily 4 group A member 2 isoform X2 produces the protein MDNYSTGYDVKPPCLYQMPLSGQQSSIKVEDIQMHNYQQHSHLPPQSEEMMPHSGSVYYKPSSPPAAGAPGFPVQHSPMWDDPGSLHNFHPNYVATTHMIEQRKTPVSRLSLFSFKQSPPGTPVSSCQMRFDGPLHVPMTPEPAGSHHVVDGQTFAVPNPIRKPASMGFPGLQIGHASQLLDTQVPSPPSRGSPSNEGLCAVCGDNAACQHYGVRTCEGCKGFFKRTVQKNAKYVCLANKNCPVDKRRRNRCQYCRFQKCLAVGMVKEVVRTDSLKGRRGRLPSKPKSPQEPSPPSPPVSLISALVRAHVDSNPAMTSLDYSRFQANPDYQMSGDDTQHIQQFYDLLTGSMEIIRGWAEKIPGFADLPKADQDLLFESAFLELFVLRLAYRSNPVEGKLIFCNGVVLHRLQCVRGFGEWIDSIVEFSSNLQNMNIDISAFSCIAALAMVTERHGLKEPKRVEELQNKIVNCLKDHVTFNNGGLNRPNYLSKLLGKLPELRTLCTQGLQRIFYLKLEDLVPPPAIIDKLFLDTLPF, from the exons atggacaactacaGCACAGGCTACGACGTCAAGCCACCTTGCTTGTACCAAATGCCCCTGTCCGGACAGCAGTCTTCCATTAAGGTAGAAGACATTCAGATGCACAACTACCAGCAGCACAGCCACCTGCCCCCCCAGTCCGAGGAGATGATGCCGCACTCCGGGTCGGTTTACTACAAGCCCTCCTCGCCCCCCGCGGCCGGTGCCCCGGGCTTCCCGGTGCAGCACAGCCCCATGTGGGACGACCCCGGCTCCCTGCACAACTTCCACCCGAACTACGTGGCCACCACGCACATGATCGAGCAGAGGAAGACGCCCGTCTCccgcctctccctcttctccttcaagCAGTCGCCCCCCGGGACCCCCGTGTCTAGCTGCCAGATGCGCTTCGACGGGCCCCTGCACGTGCCCATGACCCCGGAGCCGGCGGGCAGCCACCACGTGGTGGACGGGCAGACCTTCGCGGTGCCCAACCCCATCCGGAAGCCGGCGTCCATGGGCTTCCCGGGCCTGCAGATCGGGCACGCGTCGCAGCTGCTGGACACGCAGGTGCCCTCGCCGCCGTCGCGGGGCTCCCCCTCCAACGAGGGGCTGTGCGCCGTGTGCGGCGACAACGCGGCCTGCCAGCACTACGGCGTGCGCACCTGCGAGGGCTGCAAAGGCTTCTTTAAG cgcACGGTTCAAAAAAATGCGAAATATGTGtgtttagcaaataaaaactgcCCAGTGGACAAGCGGCGCCGGAATCGCTGTCAGTACTGCCGATTTCAGAAGTGCCTGGCTGTTGGGATGGTCAAAGAAG TGGTTCGCACGGACAGTTTAAAAGGCCGGAGAGGTCGTTTACCCTCGAAACCGAAGAGCCCACAGGAGCCCTCTCCCCCCTCGCCCCCGGTGAGTCTGATCAGTGCCCTCGTCAGGGCCCATGTCGACTCCAACCCGGCTATGACCAGCCTGGACTATTCCAGG TTCCAGGCGAACCCTGACTATCAGATGAGTGGAGATGACACCCAGCATATCCAGCAATTCTATGATCTCCTGACTGGCTCCATGGAGATCATCAGGGGCTGGGCGGAGAAGATCCCGGGCTTTGCTGACCTGCCCAAAGCCGACCAGGACCTGCTTTTCGAATCGGCTTTCTTAGAACTGTTTGTGCTGCGATTAGCGTACAG GTCCAACCCAGTGGAGGGTAAACTCATCTTTTGCAATGGGGTGGTCTTGCACAGGTTGCAATGCGTTCGTGGCTTTGGGGAATGGATTGATTCCATTGTTGAATTCTCCTCCAACTTGCAGAATATGAACATCGACATTTCTGCCTTCTCCTGCATTGCTGCCCTGGCTATGGTCACAG AGAGACACGGGCTCAAGGAACCCAAGAGAGTGGAAGAACTACAAAACAAGATTGTAAATTGTCTCAAAGACCACGTGACTTTCAATAACGGGGGGTTGAACCGCCCCAACTATTTGTCCAAACTGTTGGGGAAGCTCCCGGAACTCCGTACCCTTTGCACGCAGGGTCTACAGCGCATTTTCTACCTGAAACTGGAAGACTTGGTACCACCGCCAGCAATAATTGACAAGCTTTTCCTGGACACTTTACCTTTCTAG